A genomic stretch from Sphingomonas faeni includes:
- the dapE gene encoding succinyl-diaminopimelate desuccinylase, whose product MNVPIDPVALTQALIAADSVTPARGTVFDVLEAALLPIGFAVDRFVVGEAPDGPVENLLAVRGDGPRHLAFAGHVDVVPAGEGWSGSPWSGEVRGGLLYGRGAVDMKGAVAAFVAAASRSNAQRDGGTLSLIITGDEEGPATYGTVALMERMAARGIVPDLCLVGEPTSTTRLGDMVKIGRRGSVNIWIDVPGRQGHVAYPHLADNPIPRLVEILAEIEAVILDKGTDWFQPSNIEVTDIAVGNPAHNVIPAKASARLSIRFNDRHRGADLIERLRAIAAKHDPRAIVTGKVSGEAFLTEPGAFSTLLSEAILSSTGITPELSTTGGTSDARFLSKLCPVVEFGLINATMHKVDEAVAVEDLLALTDIYEDVIVRALN is encoded by the coding sequence ATGAACGTACCGATCGATCCGGTCGCACTGACGCAGGCGTTGATCGCTGCCGATAGCGTTACGCCCGCACGCGGCACCGTCTTCGATGTGCTGGAAGCCGCGCTGCTGCCGATCGGGTTCGCGGTCGACCGGTTCGTCGTCGGCGAAGCACCAGACGGGCCGGTCGAAAATTTGCTCGCCGTGCGCGGCGATGGCCCGCGTCATCTCGCGTTCGCAGGGCATGTCGATGTCGTTCCTGCGGGTGAAGGCTGGAGCGGCTCACCCTGGTCCGGCGAAGTTCGCGGCGGACTGCTGTACGGACGCGGCGCGGTCGACATGAAGGGTGCGGTCGCTGCGTTCGTTGCCGCCGCGAGCAGGAGCAATGCCCAGCGAGACGGGGGCACGCTGTCGCTGATCATCACCGGCGACGAGGAAGGCCCCGCGACCTACGGCACCGTCGCGTTGATGGAGCGGATGGCCGCGCGGGGTATCGTGCCGGACCTGTGCCTGGTCGGTGAACCGACGTCGACCACGCGGCTCGGTGACATGGTCAAGATCGGGCGGCGTGGTTCGGTGAACATCTGGATCGATGTGCCGGGGCGTCAGGGGCATGTCGCCTACCCCCATCTGGCCGACAACCCGATTCCCCGGCTCGTCGAGATCCTTGCGGAGATCGAGGCCGTCATTCTCGATAAGGGCACCGACTGGTTCCAGCCTTCGAACATCGAAGTGACCGACATCGCCGTCGGCAATCCGGCGCACAACGTCATCCCCGCCAAGGCCTCAGCGCGGTTGAGCATCCGGTTCAACGATCGCCACCGCGGGGCGGACCTGATCGAGCGTCTCCGCGCGATCGCGGCGAAGCACGACCCCCGCGCGATCGTGACGGGCAAGGTTTCGGGCGAAGCGTTTCTCACCGAGCCCGGCGCGTTCTCGACGCTGTTGTCAGAGGCGATCCTCTCATCGACGGGCATCACCCCGGAACTGTCGACCACCGGCGGCACCTCCGACGCGCGCTTCCTGTCGAAGCTTTGCCCTGTGGTCGAGTTCGGCCTGATCAACGCGACGATGCACAAGGTCGACGAGGCCGTTGCGGTCGAGGACCTGTTGGCGCTGACGGATATCTATGAAGACGTGATCGTGCGCGCGCTCAACTAG
- a CDS encoding glutathione S-transferase produces the protein MKLIIGNKAYSSWSLRGWLACKQSGLPFEEVVVPMYDADWEKRRSGDEFAPSSGKVPILWDGDAVVWDSLAIVEYLADKVGRERFWPEDNAARAMARSMAAEMHSSFAALRRKHSMNVRQVFPAQTPDDDVLAELQRVMEIWAQARARFGGGGDFLFGQFGAADIMFAPLVTRIVTYQLPIARFAAGYMQAMFEHPFMQDWIAAAQEEEWVLEQFEQPVPTPA, from the coding sequence ATGAAACTGATCATCGGCAACAAGGCCTATTCCTCCTGGTCGCTGCGCGGCTGGCTCGCGTGCAAGCAGTCGGGGCTGCCGTTCGAGGAGGTGGTCGTGCCGATGTACGACGCCGATTGGGAAAAGCGCCGCTCGGGCGACGAGTTCGCGCCGTCGTCGGGCAAGGTGCCGATCCTGTGGGACGGCGACGCGGTCGTGTGGGACAGCCTGGCGATCGTCGAGTACCTTGCGGACAAGGTCGGACGCGAGCGGTTCTGGCCCGAGGACAATGCCGCGCGCGCGATGGCCAGGTCGATGGCGGCCGAGATGCATTCGAGCTTTGCCGCGTTGCGTCGCAAGCACAGCATGAACGTGCGACAGGTATTCCCGGCGCAGACGCCCGACGACGACGTGCTGGCCGAGTTGCAGCGGGTCATGGAAATCTGGGCGCAAGCCAGAGCACGCTTCGGCGGCGGCGGGGACTTCTTGTTCGGCCAGTTCGGCGCGGCGGACATCATGTTCGCGCCGCTCGTCACGCGAATCGTGACGTATCAGCTGCCGATCGCACGTTTTGCCGCCGGCTACATGCAGGCGATGTTCGAACATCCCTTCATGCAGGACTGGATCGCCGCGGCGCAGGAAGAGGAATGGGTTCTCGAACAATTCGAGCAGCCGGTACCGACGCCTGCATGA
- a CDS encoding S41 family peptidase — MRTRFGAMLAIVAMVSGCGGGDGGSNSTGGSTAAAPTPTPTPTATAGCSLRERQDWAAAQLREWYLFPDTLPATLNAASYTTVDDYIDALTATARSQRKDRYFTYLTSIKEENAYYTSGSSAGFGIRFALDQTGQRLFAAESFENAPALAAGIDRGTEIVAIGTTSGNLRTVSAIISAEGAAGLTTAFGPDTAGTSRVFRISDAAGTRDVTVAKADFNLLPVSTRYGAKIIDDSGQRVGYINLRTFISTAEPALKAAFADFRANGVTKVVIDLRYNGGGLVATAEYLGDLLGGARSTSEVFDYTTFRTEKASNNETRFFAPQPESIAPTRIAFIGSGGTASASELVINAFTPYLHSNSALIGTNTYGKPVGQIALDKPACDDRLRVVAFTTQNAARNGNYFDGLASTVEATCRATDDISFPLGDPREASTRRALDFLAGRSCSAITGDVGASSARTTASTRQDLLIPAAPSAAQRMVPGSF, encoded by the coding sequence ATGCGGACACGGTTCGGGGCGATGCTGGCGATAGTTGCGATGGTGTCGGGCTGCGGCGGCGGCGATGGCGGCTCGAATTCGACGGGGGGCAGCACCGCGGCGGCACCGACGCCCACCCCGACCCCGACCGCGACGGCAGGCTGTTCGTTGCGCGAGCGCCAGGACTGGGCTGCTGCGCAGCTTCGCGAATGGTATCTGTTCCCCGATACGTTGCCCGCGACCCTCAATGCGGCGAGCTATACCACTGTCGACGATTACATCGACGCGCTCACCGCGACCGCGCGGTCTCAGCGCAAGGATCGGTATTTCACGTATCTGACGTCGATCAAGGAAGAGAACGCGTATTACACGTCGGGATCGAGTGCCGGCTTCGGCATCCGGTTCGCGCTCGACCAGACCGGCCAGCGGCTGTTCGCGGCCGAATCGTTCGAAAACGCTCCTGCCCTCGCCGCAGGTATCGATCGCGGTACGGAGATCGTCGCGATCGGCACGACGTCGGGCAACCTCCGCACGGTGAGCGCGATCATCAGTGCCGAGGGCGCGGCCGGGCTGACCACCGCATTCGGGCCCGACACGGCGGGCACGTCGCGCGTATTCCGGATCTCGGACGCCGCCGGTACGCGTGACGTGACGGTCGCCAAGGCGGACTTCAACCTGCTGCCGGTCTCGACACGATACGGCGCGAAGATCATCGACGATAGCGGCCAGCGCGTCGGCTATATCAACCTGCGGACCTTCATTTCCACGGCCGAACCCGCGTTGAAGGCCGCGTTCGCCGATTTCCGCGCGAACGGCGTGACCAAGGTCGTCATCGATCTGCGCTACAATGGCGGCGGGCTCGTCGCGACGGCGGAGTATCTCGGCGACCTGCTCGGCGGAGCGCGATCCACGTCGGAGGTGTTCGACTACACGACCTTCCGCACGGAGAAGGCATCCAACAACGAAACCCGGTTCTTCGCGCCGCAACCCGAATCGATCGCGCCGACCCGGATCGCGTTCATCGGCAGCGGCGGCACGGCCTCCGCAAGCGAACTCGTGATCAACGCGTTCACGCCGTATCTGCATAGCAATTCCGCGCTGATCGGGACCAACACCTACGGCAAGCCCGTCGGCCAGATCGCGCTCGACAAGCCGGCCTGCGACGATCGCCTCCGCGTGGTTGCCTTCACGACGCAGAACGCGGCGCGCAACGGCAATTACTTCGACGGCCTGGCATCGACTGTCGAAGCAACGTGTCGCGCGACCGATGACATCAGCTTCCCGCTCGGCGACCCGCGCGAAGCCTCTACCCGCCGCGCGCTCGATTTCCTCGCGGGTCGTAGTTGCTCCGCGATCACCGGCGATGTCGGTGCGTCGTCGGCACGGACCACCGCGAGCACACGTCAGGACCTGCTGATCCCCGCGGCACCGAGCGCCGCGCAACGGATGGTGCCCGGTTCGTTCTGA
- the yihA gene encoding ribosome biogenesis GTP-binding protein YihA/YsxC has translation MLEHARKLFAGHVGFLKSAPTLEFLPDASVPEVAFAGRSNVGKSSLLNALTGRNSMARTSNTPGRTQELNFFDVGAPLAFRLVDMPGYGFAKAPKDVVKKWRFLINDFLRGRDVLKRALVLIDSRHGIKDVDREILEMLDKAAVSYRMVLTKADKIKASELVEVTERTAIEARKRPAAHPDILVTSSEYGMGIPELRAAVVEAVS, from the coding sequence ATGCTGGAGCATGCGCGAAAGCTGTTCGCCGGGCATGTCGGCTTCCTGAAGTCCGCGCCGACGCTCGAATTCCTGCCCGATGCGTCGGTGCCGGAAGTGGCGTTTGCGGGCCGCTCGAACGTCGGCAAGTCGTCGTTGTTGAACGCGCTGACCGGGCGCAACTCGATGGCACGCACGTCGAACACGCCGGGCCGTACGCAGGAGCTGAACTTTTTCGACGTCGGCGCGCCGCTCGCGTTCCGCCTCGTCGACATGCCCGGCTACGGGTTCGCCAAGGCGCCCAAGGACGTCGTCAAGAAATGGCGCTTCCTGATCAACGACTTCCTGCGCGGCCGTGACGTGCTGAAGCGCGCGCTCGTGCTGATCGATTCGCGCCACGGCATCAAGGACGTCGACCGCGAGATCCTCGAGATGCTCGACAAGGCCGCCGTTAGCTACCGCATGGTCCTGACCAAGGCGGATAAGATCAAGGCGTCCGAACTGGTCGAAGTCACCGAGCGCACCGCGATCGAGGCACGCAAGCGTCCGGCGGCACATCCGGATATCCTCGTCACATCGAGCGAATACGGCATGGGCATTCCCGAACTCCGCGCGGCCGTGGTCGAAGCGGTCAGCTAG
- the yidC gene encoding membrane protein insertase YidC — protein sequence MKDDKQNFVLFAVIAALILFGWPLIQGKFFPTANPPVTKIEGGKTKPVANPAADPAADGAAAIGDRNAVIASTPRIRIETPRVSGSINLKGARIDDLVLKGYDETVAKNSPPIRLLSPAGAPDAYFASFGWRAQGLAPPAADAVWTPSGATTLTPTTPVTLDAANATGQRFRIQIAVDQDYMFTVRQTVLNAGTAPVPVATYGLVNRVGISKDPSSMTIHVGPMSVDNGGAHYRPDYKDIDEATQKFTTTGGWLGFTDKYWLTALVPDQGQAFDGQFRAGANKAYQADYALQPKQVAPGQSITQVSRFFAGAKEVRLLDRYTDQAGGVAKLDYAIDWGWFRIVEKPIFYYLDWLFRMVGNFGVAIILLTVTIRGLLFPIAQRQFKSMAAMRAVQPKMKLLQEKYKDDKVRMQQEVMALYKAEKVNPLAGCAPTLLQIPIMYALYKVLMLTIEMRHQPFVAWIKDLSAPDPLTPLNLFGLLPFTPPHMIAIGVVPIILGISMYFQFKLNPTPMDDTQKQVFKLLPWVLMFVMAPFAVGLQVYWITSNVLTIIQQKLLYARHPGLKVPVTK from the coding sequence GTGAAAGACGACAAGCAGAATTTCGTGCTGTTCGCGGTGATCGCGGCGCTGATCCTGTTCGGCTGGCCGCTGATCCAGGGCAAGTTCTTCCCGACCGCGAATCCACCGGTCACGAAGATCGAAGGCGGCAAGACCAAGCCGGTCGCGAACCCCGCTGCCGATCCGGCCGCGGACGGCGCCGCCGCCATTGGCGACCGCAACGCGGTGATCGCCAGCACCCCTCGCATCCGTATCGAGACGCCCCGCGTGTCCGGTTCGATCAACCTCAAGGGCGCGCGGATCGACGATCTCGTACTCAAGGGCTATGACGAGACCGTCGCGAAGAACTCGCCGCCGATCCGCCTGCTCTCGCCCGCCGGTGCGCCCGACGCCTATTTCGCAAGCTTCGGCTGGCGCGCGCAGGGCCTCGCACCGCCTGCTGCCGACGCCGTCTGGACCCCGTCGGGCGCGACCACGCTGACGCCGACCACGCCGGTCACGCTCGACGCGGCCAACGCCACCGGGCAGCGTTTCCGCATCCAGATAGCGGTCGACCAGGATTACATGTTCACGGTCCGCCAGACCGTCCTCAACGCCGGCACCGCGCCCGTCCCCGTCGCCACCTATGGCCTCGTCAACCGGGTCGGCATCTCGAAGGATCCGTCGTCGATGACGATCCATGTCGGGCCGATGTCGGTCGACAATGGCGGCGCGCATTACCGCCCCGATTACAAGGACATCGACGAGGCCACGCAGAAGTTCACCACGACCGGCGGCTGGCTCGGCTTTACCGACAAATACTGGCTGACCGCGCTCGTCCCCGATCAGGGCCAGGCGTTCGACGGCCAGTTCCGCGCTGGTGCCAACAAGGCGTACCAGGCCGACTACGCGCTCCAGCCCAAGCAGGTCGCGCCCGGCCAGTCGATCACGCAGGTCTCGCGCTTCTTCGCCGGTGCGAAGGAAGTCCGCCTGCTCGATCGCTACACCGATCAGGCTGGCGGCGTCGCCAAGCTGGATTACGCGATCGACTGGGGCTGGTTCCGCATCGTCGAGAAGCCGATCTTCTATTATCTCGACTGGCTGTTCCGCATGGTCGGCAACTTCGGCGTCGCGATCATCCTGCTGACGGTGACGATCCGCGGCCTGCTGTTCCCGATCGCGCAGCGCCAGTTCAAGTCGATGGCCGCGATGCGCGCCGTCCAGCCGAAGATGAAGCTGCTGCAGGAGAAGTATAAGGACGACAAGGTCCGCATGCAGCAGGAGGTGATGGCGCTGTACAAGGCGGAGAAGGTCAATCCGCTCGCCGGTTGCGCCCCTACGCTGCTCCAGATCCCGATCATGTACGCGCTCTACAAGGTGCTGATGCTGACGATCGAAATGCGTCACCAGCCGTTCGTGGCGTGGATCAAGGATCTGTCCGCGCCCGATCCGCTGACGCCGCTCAACCTGTTCGGCCTGCTGCCGTTCACGCCGCCGCACATGATCGCGATCGGTGTCGTGCCTATCATCCTGGGCATCAGCATGTACTTCCAGTTCAAGCTGAACCCGACGCCGATGGACGACACGCAGAAGCAGGTCTTCAAGCTGCTGCCATGGGTCCTGATGTTCGTGATGGCGCCGTTCGCGGTCGGCCTCCAGGTGTACTGGATCACGTCGAACGTCCTGACGATCATCCAGCAGAAGCTGCTCTACGCCCGCCATCCGGGCCTGAAAGTGCCGGTGACCAAGTGA
- the yidD gene encoding membrane protein insertion efficiency factor YidD, with protein sequence MLARLLILIARAWQLGPSLVLPSSCRYDPSCSAYAIEAVGRYGALKGGWLAAKRIARCHPWGGYGPDPVPDHDPDIDKKLKDAAL encoded by the coding sequence ATGCTAGCCCGCCTCCTCATCCTCATCGCCCGCGCATGGCAACTCGGCCCTTCCCTCGTCCTGCCGTCGAGCTGCCGCTACGATCCTTCGTGTTCAGCCTATGCAATAGAGGCCGTTGGGCGCTATGGCGCGCTCAAGGGGGGCTGGTTGGCGGCGAAGCGTATCGCGCGTTGCCATCCGTGGGGCGGGTACGGACCTGACCCGGTCCCCGACCACGACCCAGACATCGACAAGAAATTGAAAGACGCCGCCCTGTGA
- the rnpA gene encoding ribonuclease P protein component yields the protein MPGFVLLMRARDDGDDTMRIGFTVTKKIGNAVVRNRMKRRLRALARELLAERGVAGADHVLIGRNGGVERDYALLRTELGKAFRKVTPQAADTPAGKVATPANTTTPAKAGAQVGKRP from the coding sequence ATGCCGGGATTCGTCCTGCTCATGCGCGCCCGCGATGACGGTGATGACACGATGCGAATCGGCTTCACCGTCACCAAGAAGATCGGCAACGCCGTCGTCCGGAACCGCATGAAACGGCGGTTGCGGGCGTTAGCGCGCGAGCTGCTGGCGGAACGCGGCGTTGCCGGGGCTGATCATGTGTTGATCGGGCGGAACGGCGGGGTCGAGCGGGACTACGCCTTGTTGCGGACCGAGCTTGGCAAGGCGTTCCGAAAGGTTACGCCGCAGGCTGCTGACACGCCAGCAGGTAAGGTTGCCACTCCCGCGAACACCACCACCCCGGCGAAGGCCGGGGCCCAGGTGGGAAAGCGCCCGTGA
- the rpmH gene encoding 50S ribosomal protein L34 has protein sequence MKRTFQPSNLVRARRHGFRARMATVGGRAVIHARRARGRKKLSA, from the coding sequence ATGAAGCGGACCTTTCAGCCGAGCAACCTGGTACGCGCACGCCGTCACGGCTTCCGCGCACGGATGGCGACGGTCGGCGGCCGGGCAGTGATCCACGCACGCCGCGCCCGCGGTCGCAAGAAGCTGTCGGCCTAA